A window of the Candidatus Krumholzibacteriia bacterium genome harbors these coding sequences:
- a CDS encoding 3-deoxy-7-phosphoheptulonate synthase class II, whose amino-acid sequence MDNWTPTSWQHRTATQLPNYPDPSQVTHVVGQMSHLPPLVTSWEVEALKDELAAAARGEAFLLQGGDCAESFDDCDVDAITSKLKILLQMSLVLVHGTRRPVVRVGRFAGQYAKPRSTDTEARDGIELPTYRGDLVNRAPFTREDRTPDPQLLLKGYERAALTLNFIRALAEGGFADLHHPEYWNLGFLDGSPLRSEYGRIVEGIKQSIDFMEAVLGREPASLRRVDFYTSHEGLSLFYEQAQTRRVPRREGWYDLSTHFPWIGMRTAQLDSAHVEFFRGIRNPIAVKVGPAMDAEWVRGLVETLDPDAEPGRLTLIHRMGDDRVEDHLPGLIETVRAMGRTVLWVCDPMHGNTETLDNGIKTRRFDRILNELHQSFDVHVRLGSVLGGVHFELTGEDVTECVGGARGLAEADLERAYRSAVDPRLNYEQALELAMAVARNLRGDD is encoded by the coding sequence ATGGACAACTGGACTCCCACGAGCTGGCAGCATCGCACCGCCACGCAGCTGCCGAACTACCCCGATCCGTCCCAGGTGACGCACGTGGTCGGGCAGATGTCGCACCTGCCCCCGCTGGTGACGTCCTGGGAGGTCGAGGCCCTCAAGGACGAACTGGCCGCCGCCGCCCGCGGCGAGGCCTTCCTTCTGCAGGGCGGAGACTGCGCCGAGAGCTTCGACGACTGCGACGTCGACGCCATCACCAGCAAGCTGAAGATCCTGCTGCAGATGTCGTTGGTCCTGGTCCACGGGACCCGCCGCCCGGTGGTCCGCGTGGGGCGCTTCGCCGGTCAGTACGCCAAGCCCCGGTCGACCGACACCGAGGCCCGTGACGGGATCGAGCTGCCCACCTACCGGGGCGATCTCGTCAATCGTGCGCCGTTCACGCGCGAGGATCGCACCCCGGATCCGCAGCTCCTGCTGAAGGGCTACGAGCGGGCGGCACTCACGCTGAACTTCATCCGGGCCCTGGCCGAGGGCGGCTTCGCCGACCTGCACCACCCCGAGTACTGGAACCTGGGATTCCTCGACGGCTCACCGCTGCGTTCCGAGTACGGGCGGATCGTCGAAGGGATCAAGCAGTCGATCGATTTCATGGAGGCCGTTCTGGGTCGCGAGCCGGCCAGCCTGCGACGGGTGGACTTCTACACCAGCCACGAGGGGCTGTCCCTGTTCTACGAACAGGCCCAGACCCGCCGGGTTCCGCGCCGCGAGGGCTGGTACGACCTCTCGACCCACTTCCCCTGGATCGGCATGCGCACCGCTCAGCTCGACAGTGCCCACGTCGAGTTCTTCCGGGGAATCCGCAATCCGATCGCGGTGAAGGTCGGTCCGGCCATGGACGCCGAGTGGGTGCGGGGCCTGGTCGAGACCCTCGACCCCGACGCCGAACCGGGAAGACTCACGCTGATCCATCGGATGGGCGACGATCGGGTCGAGGACCATCTGCCGGGATTGATCGAGACGGTGCGGGCGATGGGTCGGACCGTCCTCTGGGTGTGCGATCCCATGCACGGCAACACCGAGACGCTCGACAACGGGATCAAGACCCGGCGTTTCGACCGGATCCTCAACGAGCTCCACCAGTCCTTCGACGTGCACGTCCGCCTGGGCTCGGTGCTGGGAGGCGTGCACTTCGAGCTGACCGGCGAGGACGTGACCGAGTGCGTGGGTGGAGCGCGGGGCCTGGCCGAGGCGGACCTGGAGCGCGCCTACCGGTCGGCGGTGGATCCGAGGCTGAACTACGAGCAGGCCCTGGAGCTGGCCATGGCCGTCGCCCGCAACCTCCGTGGGGACGACTGA